The DNA sequence attaaattaaattctaaatattttcaaaacctATAACTACTCTCCCATGGCCTCGTGCAATACTAAAGTGACTTTCATAATCTctgcaaaaataatatattatccGGGTATTTCTCGCCTAGTGATTTATGGATATTGGCTCATGCGTACTATGCATACTTCCATACTAGACAAAAATAATGCATGAAAAGAGTTGTACGTCCAAAGTCAGAGTATTGATAAAACAGTAGATGAAcagtgtctgtgtgtattcagtgGAGTTGTGAATGACCATGAGGAGACACAACTGATGCTGATTGGTTACATGAAAATTAATTCATGTAGTACATCCAGATTGTATTCATACTACACACATTCATACTATAGTACTAATATAAGTGCTTACTAACTAAAGTACTTATTCAAAAGAGAGTATGTGATTTCAGACGTAGCCACCTTTTAGCCTACATAATTTCCAACAATGAACAATGACagttttacaatatttacatgttgCAGGACAgcattatgattatttatgatGAACGTATTACACCATGTGACCatcacagattaaaaaaaattaaaaatacagaattacAAATCATGCTCTATACTGCATGTCATATTGTGGTGCAAGATCACGTTACATGGTTCATTACTGTTGAAAATTGTATTTAAGAGGTAAGACATGTAGATTTCTGCTGACACCAAAGGTCTTTTACGCACACAGACACATCAAACATACATTGACACACATGCACTCTTTCCCATTTAATCTTGCTGTAAGAGGATGAAGGcacaacagtaaaaaaaaattacataatccTACAGTTCTCTCTCCCagccccctctctctctctgaccaTCACTTCATCTGTGTTCTGTTCATCCTTTTATCATCTTGTCTCACTACTCTCCTGTTGTTTCATGTACAGAGAGGTGTTCTGAATCTACTCGCAGCTCTGACCTTGTTTAGTTAACTTCATGAAAAATTCTGATGATTTTGTATAAAGGTAACAGATTAAAACTCATCCACAAATCTCTTTTGCCCCTCCCCTACACATTTCTTTCTGTTCTACCATCAGTGTTGTTCTATGATTTTTATGCCAAACTCCTCTGACCCTCCCCTGCGTCTATTGAACAGATTGGGTCTCAGTGGGACCGTGTCACCTGGGGAGATACTTCCCCcctcctgacacacacacacacatgcaaacttATACACATCCCAGCAACCTGACCTTCACATGCTTTAAGATAAGCAGTCTAGTCAACACACAAAACGacaaacaagaacaaaaatgtGTGCAAAATAGTGCCTGGCACAGTTAGGAAACATTATCTTACCACACATTATAATTGTAAATgcaagttttaatttaatttttagttaagACCTAAATGTTTCTCTTGgaatcagaacgagtcagaaatctgaacaaaaatgcaattcattatGGAACAAAGATATTAATGTTTCTTCAACTAACTGGCACTAACATGtttgcttattttttattaaaactaataattttttttcataacacttcaattttaaaatatgaaaattaataataaaatgttaatgatttaataaaaaaaaaatgataatctAAACTtgtcacaaataaaaaaaaatgtaaaagttactGTATTTTCTTATGAAAGAGTGATTAAGCGCATGTTTTGAAATATAAGATGTGATGTGTAAAAATCACTGAAGTAAAGAtcacttttaaacaaaaaataataattttataaacagAATAGCTGGAGTCACATGATGCTCTCGACCTAAGTGGCACAGTTTCGCCGAACTCCAGCAACCATCATGCTATTTTCTTAGAACTGCGTGgctgtttcattttaattctcaGCATCTAAACCTCCTAAGTATGTCAGGAACCATTCCCACGAGCTCCCAATAAACAGAATAGctgtaatttattaaactgtaattttgtcaaattatatattatgtgtGAAAATAGCATTTGAGTTGTCTATTTAGGATCATAAAGCTATGAAATTATCCCTTGCGAAGCAATAGAgtcttaaaaatgtatacaatgtaTCGTTATAAACACAATGTTGGTAGATAAGATGTTaatgatttttaagaaaaattagAATTTACAGTGAAATGTGTGTTTTAGGAGAAtttactatattaaaaaaaaaatcacaggtcTGAAAAAGCATCTATTCCTCCATGAGGAATGACTGAATGTGCAGAGTGAGGTGGAGAGATGGAGTAGAGATGACAGAGGGAAAACTGCaggtgtgaggtgtgtgcttgCTGGCCTGTGAGGCTGAAACAGTAGGAGAAGGAGAGGCATTGCTGAGCTTTAAATGATTAATCAGCTGCTGATGCTTTCTCTAAAATATTATCAGGGACACAGAGTCGCAGCTAAAGAGGAGAGGCAGAAATCCAGTTCAGCAGTTTACTTTTAACACAAACTTTTCCACAGATTCAATACATTTAGTTTCAAACTGCACTTAAAGGCACAGGTTATCAGATATAAGACATCTATTATGCTGACAAAAGTGCGATTTATTCGAAAAGTTCTATTAAATGTACTCTCTGGGGGAAACTACTGCGCACGTGCAGCGCCGCTAAAAAACGGGAGTCGCGTGCCGCCCTTCACTTAATCCAGCGAGATCGCAGAGACGAGGAAGTGATGGGGAGGGGGCGTGCAGGGATTTGTCGGGCCGACAGCTGTGTGTGGGTGTCTATGTGTTTCTCATCGGCTATTTTCGAGCTGGATTGCTACCTAAAATCCTTTGGTAGAGTAGCCTATGCGAAAAAGCGCACGGTTATGCAAAACTAATTTCACCATTGGATATAGACGTGACTGTGCGATTATCTAGGCCtacaaaatgttgtatttatttttatatttatagccTGCTTTTTATAAAACAAGACATCGATGTTAGTGGTTATCAAACATTTTTCCAGGCATTAGATGAACGTTTTCTCGAAAGGGATGTACTTTGACCTTTGAGCAGTCCATCCTGTCAGAATTTGCGCCTAAGATATCGAATTAACACGATTTAACAAGGTATTTAAAACGCTGCCCCCGCCAGCCAAATGTGCTCAACACCAAATCTGCCATGACAAAATACTTCCTTCCTTCCTAATTAGttggaaaaaataatacaatttagtttagtttagttgaaataaatgtctttatttatcattcattcttattactaatataaaatagcctacttgttctttttttgtttttgtatgtaaCGTTTGTATTATGTTTAGTACTAAGTAGGCTACTTATGGCGTATTGAGACCAAATTTGGCCACTAACTTCCTGTTCTCTGAGCGCGGTCCGCTTTATCTATTTACTAGTGCGTGGAATCAGAATTTGCAGATGTCCCGGGATGCGCGAGCGGTGATGCGCAACGTTACCTGACGCTCAGGTGGAATGAAAAAGGTTCATTTGAAATATGAACTCGCTCACGCGCACAGATAGGCTACTAGAGAGAGCAAGCCACCAACGCCATGCGTCGGATGACTGGCACCGGGTTAGCCGCGAACTAATCTGATCCATCTGGACAATCTCCTCAATCGGACAGAGTGGACGCATTACGTGCAAACAGATTACATAAGAACACCTTTGACTGAGAGTCAATCACGACAAGGGTTTACACCTGACATCTTGAGGCAGGACACACATGCACAGAGAAGGGAACGCAAAACACTTTTTGggtacagtgaatttataattCGGTTCCACCAGCATTTTCCTTCAGTAGCTAAATGCTGTCAGATCCGGTCACTGTCATAAACTCAACGCCTTGAATTCATCTTCTCAACACCTCAATTTCGACGTAAATCACTTTTGAACATTATGTTTCGTCTTTAAACAAGAATACACAGAAACCAAgagataaatataaaacaattaaaggAAAACTTCTTTAAGTACCAGAATGCTTTGAGGATAGTAAGATACTTCCTCACCTGTGTATTTTCCCCAAAGTTTTTCCTGCCTGAGCCTTAAAGCGGTCTGGACGGATCTCCATCCTCGCGACTTCCGAGTCCGACCGGTATGCTCCTGTCCCGTGCGCCGtgcgcctctctctctctctctctctctctctctatctatctctctccctctctcacacacacacagatttccCTTACTATCTGTAGCTCAGTTATCCCTCGACCATCCCccgctctttctttcttttctctctctctctctgtccgtGGTCCAGAATAGAAtatataggtgtgtgtgtgtatatatatatatatatatatatatatatatatatgtatatatacacacactttttttttgctttttgaacTTGTGAACAACACACAATAACATTTAcacaataacattttattacataaaataagtaCAATAATTGCGCGCAAtaattcattgtttttataaacaAGACTTATTAAAGACATATGTATAATCAATAAAAGCTTTTTTAGCTGCTACATTCATCATGTAACTAACCTTTAATACTCTGGCTATATCACACAGTCTGTCACCTGTAAATAAAAGTTTCTCAGCATCATGTGATGGTACCTTGGGTCCCTGTGTGAAAGTTTATGTGCAGTCTATCGCCACCTTGCGTTTAATTTAGTGATGTTTGCAGATTTAAATAATACTGATAATTTGGCaattcattaataatgaatagCTTATATAGTTTAATTATAACGGCTGTTCATTCAACTAACATCTAATTCAACCGGTATTCAGGTCAAAATCTTATTTTCATAACATTAAAACAGACTGAATAAAGCTGTCTATATTTTTTGGATGGTTACactaacacatttttttttaggttaaGTATAAGGTATATCAGGTAAAAATATCTCACTAAGGTAATAGCTGTACATTTTCACTTGGTACagatatttctttttaattttccacatttcatttattactGTTTCATTCTGCTTTCTATAAATTCTGGTCTGAAACCAGTTGTCTTTAAACCCCTTTGgaacaatatttattatgataacaataaaatttgtacagttttgtacacttatttgaattaaatttaaatgaggAATTGAACTTAAGTGAATTTATAATCTTCAGGTTTATACATATGACAGGACAGAAAAAACATAAGCTGGTAaacagaataaatattaatgaaagaAACGTGCTCTCACATCTATGaccaaataactttttatttggtaCAGACTATATACAGTGACTCTTCAGCATGGCACAAATTGTGATGGCAATTACAAAATCTTGTTTTtaacatgcatacacacaaacCCTTAGTCTAAAGTATCCATTCTGTATGTACCGTCATATTACATTACAACAGAAGTGAATGAATAAAAAGAATATTCGCAAATGAAGTAAACATGCAAACACCCCTATAATGTATACACACAAACCCAAGCATGACCAACAgcataaagttaaaaaaaaaaaaaaaagctttgatGTTTAGTCTAATGACTAAAACCTCTCTTGATCAGTCTAAAATGTAGACTAAAATCTTTCTGGTCTGAGACGGACCAAAGGCTGAGCTTTCCCACCCCTAATAACCATCAAAGGACCATGAAATAAATCTACAATCTGTAGTATTTGTGTTCACACACCTGATTCAAGCTGAGGATCTACATAGCAGTCATTTATTTGAACTGTTCTGGCATTGTTCTTCTGATATCACAGTACAATTCAATGATACTGCAAACTGTGCACTATGAATGTACAGCCTTTTCTTCCTGTGCAGTCAAAGTTTGGCATTATGGAGTCATGGCTTAAATTGCATTGTATTACATGTACCAGTGGGGTTGTACAAACCAGAAAATGAAATGATATAGATATTCGGAGTGGGAGGGTGATGCTCAATCATGAGCGGTGCTTTCTGTTTGACAAAGTAGCTTTAACTTAATACAGTATGTGTGCAATCTGCGACATTTGATAGTCAGATCATTTATATTCTGTGGCTTTACTAAAAACATTGTAGTATTTTACTATCACTGAAAACtacaaaataattaatgtaCTTAATTTGACAATGACATAACTGTTGACTTTTCAGGTAActctattaataatatataacacaATATTCTCTTGATATTAGAACCATTTCTAGGCTAAAACTAGCTCATTAATAAAGTTAAAGACTAATAGTTTCATACTCAAAGAAACTTTTAACCTCTAAATACCATTTCCTTGCAGAAaagtatacaaaaatattagtaTTCTAGTAACATTGATAAttctgatacatttttaaaaactgcctCCACCAGCTATTTTCTGTATGACATGAGTGTAATATCATGCTGTCCTTTGGAGAAGCTGTAATTTGATATTAATAATTCTAAGTGTGCATATTTgttaaaggaattgttcacctaaaaatgaaaatttgctgaaaatttactcccCCTCAAGCCATTCAAGATGCGGgtgagtttgtttatttgtttattattaacaGATTATtctgaatgggtgccgtcagaataagagtttaaacagctaataaaaacatcacaataatccacacaactcctgtccatcaattaatgtcttgtgaagtgaaaatctgcatgtttgtaagaaagaaTTTCATGAAGATGATTGAAACTGTAAATCTGTTCCAAATTCATCCACATGTtgcatggcctgagggtgagtacatttccagctaatttaaatttttggatgaactgtccctttaagaggcACTTTTGGTACGGAGCACATCACTATGTACATGTAGGGATTCGAGAACAAAGCAATTCAGTGATTGGTGCACTTGCAAAAAGCGTCCCTCTCAAATAGGGCCTTGACTGACTAATATTTTTCATGAATGTTCATTAGCATAATGAGAATAAATGGAGTCCGCCTCCCTccactccattaaaaaaaaactccaatACTGATCAATAAATAGTCTTATTGTTTTCTGCTCAAACACCTGTTGAATTCAATTTTGTCCCTGCATTTCCTTACAGCCCAGtgtcttcctcttcctcttcctctccctCTTCTTGTTGCGGGAGCAGCCTGTAGTGTTCAGCACCCAGTGGAAGGAAGGAGCGCGGCCGGTTCCTGTCTTCGTCCAGTGGGGAGTGATGGTCATTCAGCTCTGGCTCAGCGGAATTGCATTTGGAGTATCGTTCTCTTGGAGGCTCAATCTCGCCCTCCTCCACTGGTGGGCTCCGTCCACCTCTGAGGAAGGAGAGCAGGTAGCCAATGGGAACGGGGAGAGATGCTACGATGATTAGCATGGAAAGCATGACCAGAGCCCATCCAGGATACTCAAGGCTAGTTTCTGATCCCTGACAAAGAGACATACTGTCACCACACTTGGGTAGATAAACTGTAGCAATATGACAAAggtttttgttcatacaataaaagttaatggggtccaaaacaacattgtaACCCcttgactttcattgtacacCACCatgcaatgtttttaaagaaactaataaaaaaatttatattcatcaaagaacactgaaaaataaaatgcatcaaggtttccacaaaaacattttgttttcaacactgataagaagaagaaatgtttcttgagcagcaaataaacatactaggatcatgtgacactaaagactggagtaacggctgctgaaaattcagctttgaagcacagacataaattacattttaaaacatattaacaatagctgttttctatgttaatggtaataataatagcaataattactgttttttgatcaaataaatgcagtcataATGAGCAcgagagacttctttcaaaaacattcaaaccCATCATTTTGAACAGCagcatatttgtaaaaaaaaataccaagacttttttcaaaaatatatatacaggtctgaaaaacatgaaggtgagtaaatgatgacagatttattTGGCcctttaaaggattagttcacccaaaaatggaagtcttgtcgttccaaacctgacagaccttctttcattcatttctggaccttgaccATGGTAGTTGTATTGCTGTcttatggagggtcagaaagctcttggatttcatcaaaaatatcttaatttgtgttctgaagatgaatggtcttacaggtttggaacgacatgagggcgagtaattaatgacagaattttcatttttgggtgaactatccctttaaaaaggCATCTACAGTCATTATTACCCTTAATAAGGATCAGCAAGTGATGAGGATGGCACATAAAATTATAGGAGACTGCACACACcctttgaatgtttattttaagtggATACCTCTTGGGAGACGTCTAAGGTCAATTAAATGTTCCACAAATCGGTACAAATTTACTTTTGTGCCTGAAGCAATACATTTATGTAACAAATTTAGCTGATTTAGATGaattgaatgtaatttttttttttttttttttttttacttgctgttttgtgttgTTATCTGAGTATTTGTGTGATAAGTGTTGGATATGTGAAGCACTACGGAAGTTTGAATTAATTGCCCCAAGGGGATTAATAAAGTtctaaactaaaaactaaaacactATTCTTTTTTTACACGGAAGTTAGTTTATAATGGTCCATCTTATTTGAGAGTGTATAATACCGTGGTGTGGTTCCAAGCTGTGTAAGTGGGCCGTTTGAAGACCATGCGGAGAAGACTAGCAGCCAGCAGTCCCACCATGCCGAGCGGACACACATACTTCCACAAATAGCGATAAATCACCGGAGGGCGCCAGTGCAGCATCACCTCCACATCATCCAAGAAACTGGAGAACAGCAAATACAATGAGGATCAAAAAACAACACATGGCTGATTACAAAAACCATATTAACCCCATGATAATCATCTTAGAAATTTATCATCTCACCGATCAGCACCATAAATCCACGCCACGCTGAAGGTTTCAAAAACCACAACGATGATCAGAGGCAGTGTGGCAGAATAGTCATCAAACATGGTCACGAAATAGTTGCCACTTCTCTGAGTGAACAGCAGGCCAATGAAGAAGCCAAGGATACAGCTACACACTGCAAATTACACAAATGATACAGTCAAGTTATGTGACATTTACAGCCACGGCACAATATCCTTTAGTATTAGCATGTCTATTTGTGTGTACCCGTCAACATGGTCTTGTGGCGCCCCAGCACTCGGAAGTTGTCCATGAGTGGGGTGAGAATCCCCTGCATGGTGCCAAACATGGTGGAGAGGCCCAAATTCAGCAGCATGAGAAAGAACAAAGTCGACCAAAATGGACTTGCAGGAAACAATGCCATCGCCTCTGTAAATGCTATAAATGCCAAACCTGTACCCTCCACACCCTAAAAGAAATAGAAACAGGAACAACgcagatggatagatggactCTCAAAACCAGAAACAATTTCATTATGATAGTGAGACACGTTTGGATATTGAATATGCACTGAAGCACATGCATATATGTGAATCCCACCTTGCTCATTTCTCTTTCCAGGTCACAGTCAGTGATATTTGACCCTAGTAGACTACCATAGTGGCTGTACCATTCTCTGTAGTCTTGAAGAATCACAGATTTGGGGTCTGAAATGTTGAACCATGGCCACCAATGCTCTGTTGAACCTGTTGTTGCCATTCCTGCCATCCTGGCCACATTACTACAGAGTGATATTAACATTACATGTATATCGTTTTTAGTAACACAGAAAAACTATTATCTGGATCCTattgtatatacagtgccctccactaatattggcacctttggtaaatatgagcaaaggtggcagtgaaaataaatctgcatctttatccatttgatctttcattcattcattcaaaaaaaaaagttctagcCTATCACTGAAGTAAAACAATGGGAAGTGGGGGGGACatgtcattatgaaataaatttctaggggtgccaataattgtggctaacatgcattggagaaaaacatttattttataatgtgagTTTCCCCCCCATTTCAATTGTTGTACTTtaatgaaaggttagaatttttTGAATCAAAGATCAAAAAGATAAAATGAAgcaggtttattttcacagctgcctttgctcAAAATTTCCAAGGGTAATCTGAAGGGACACAAATTATGGAAACGAATAGTGAGATGTATCGTTGTAAAGTTTAcacaagacatttataatgttacaaatatttatttcatataaatgctgcTCTTAAACTTCCATCTTTTCATCTACaaattttggggggaaaaattTATGTGCacagttttcataaaaatattacgcagcaaaaacattgataataacaggAAATTTCTTGTGCACcaaatcagcttattagaatgatttctgaaggattatgtgacactgaagactggagtaatgatgctgaaaattcagctttgcatcacaataataaattacattttaaaatatatttaaatgtaaaaagttgttttaaattgtaataatatttcacaatattagggtaagcgtacctattaagctcacgtacccattaagcacacttccaatTTTGAggtcagattataaaaagaaaaaataatttattatcctacttgatgtcttaaccaattgatatgtttacctcctgtaatttcaagtcaatcagatcattgcacactgagatatgagtATCCATGTGTTCAcaggcggccattttgaaagctatctgaaaactttcaccaaaagaggagccccttaaatgtgcattttttagatgtttaagcctttatttgtaatggtctcctcacagacctgctgctgccaggattctgactagaaccagaaaatctgagcatatcacaccagtcctcaggtccttacactggcttccagttacatttaggattgattttaaagtacttttactcatttataaatcactcaatggtcTAGGACCTAAATatattgcagatatgctcactgaatataaacctaacagaccactcagatcatttggatcgagtcagttagaaataccaagggttcacacaaaacaaggggagtccgcctTTAGCTATTATATGCCATCCACAggtggaaccagcttccagaagagatcagatgtgctaaaacattagccacatttaaatccagactcaaaactcatctgtttagctgtgcatttgttgaatgactgtgctacgtccgaactgactgcactgtattgtacacataatcatttttatttctaactgttctaaattcattttaaatcaatttttaaatcattttaaactttttttttttttatttctggttttattgttgtgattatttttttaatgattattttacttccttttatgtaaagcactttgaattaccattgtgtatgaaatgtgctatataaataaacttgccttgccttgccttattttgggtaagtttcactacttactgtaaaattaagagattaatgttcagacttttgcatatggaacttggatgtgggaaataattacagttagatccaaaagatagttttagcaacacagcgcagatgctacagaacacagttagctgactagctgtataagattgtgtgctacgctaatatattacttcacaggcattactggcttgtacttttacatccataatattataaattggcagtttattgctggtctgtggttttgcactgctgtaatttttaaagatttcatattattgtaaggtgagcttaaagggtgcactactgtgaaaatcacacagcttcagtgtgacatcaataagaaaaagcataatttcatagatattgttaataatagttgttcatattaaaatatgtatgaacgtaatacatgacctagactatttatttagcaaaatcctgtcattttaataaatattacatgaaatttattaaaaatcgTTGCTGCTCCagttaagctcagtgtgctctctttaagctcttccacattgaacgtcaatgtaaatacttcataaacagactaataatttaatatataataagtttAATAtaaactgatggttgtcactttaagttaatctttataaaatggttaataacttattttcacagctttaaGATGACAAAATCTAGACGTAACTATAGTTTATGCCCAAAGATGAAAGAGGCATGTCATTCGTACAAAGAAAGAGCCATCAGAAACCCGCTGTATCTGTCCAGGAAAAAAAGTgactaaaggctggaatacactacacaactttTAAAACACCAGGTATCATACACTTAACTTTGTAAATAGTcacaaaggaaaactgggcatcatacactaaacgactgaggatcacacactaccagtgtattccagccttaagagattatacactctcagaaataaaggaaCAAAAGGTTTCACTGgtgcggtaccttttcaaaaggtacacttttgtacctattaggttcaaatatgtacactttaagtactaatatgtacctttaaggtaccaaaatggactctttaggtacaaacatgtaccttttgaaaaggtaccgcaccagtgacagcttttgtacctttatttctgagagtgtag is a window from the Onychostoma macrolepis isolate SWU-2019 chromosome 03, ASM1243209v1, whole genome shotgun sequence genome containing:
- the slc6a16a gene encoding sodium-dependent neutral amino acid transporter B(0)AT2 isoform X3, producing the protein MMRMAVYWLRVDQTRLWWRQMKKGLRVLMGKRTTGQRGTVSCSTCSPRWALALAWAMSGGSPISATKMEESLSSGSFMLLYVMLLLIIGVPLFFMELAAGQSIRQGSIGVWKHISPRLAGIGYSSCMVCFFVALYYNVIIAWSLFYLGNSFQYPLPWEQCPVDMISNQTVKECAASSPTSYFWFRKALDISDSIDQSGEFNPVMTGCLLAAWAIVCLAMIKGIKSSAKVMYFSSVFPYAVLICFLIRGLMLDGAIEGIKYMFYPKLEIWGEVKVWRQAATQVFFALGLGYGSVIAYSSYNPVHNNCHRDAIMVSGINFMTSVLASLVVFVVLGFRAKNIALDCVATNVARMAGMATTGSTEHWWPWFNISDPKSVILQDYREWYSHYGSLLGSNITDCDLEREMSKGVEGTGLAFIAFTEAMALFPASPFWSTLFFLMLLNLGLSTMFGTMQGILTPLMDNFRVLGRHKTMLTVCSCILGFFIGLLFTQRSGNYFVTMFDDYSATLPLIIVVVFETFSVAWIYGADRFLDDVEVMLHWRPPVIYRYLWKYVCPLGMVGLLAASLLRMVFKRPTYTAWNHTTGSETSLEYPGWALVMLSMLIIVASLPVPIGYLLSFLRGGRSPPVEEGEIEPPRERYSKCNSAEPELNDHHSPLDEDRNRPRSFLPLGAEHYRLLPQQEEGEEEEEEDTGL